A genomic segment from Aspergillus chevalieri M1 DNA, chromosome 7, nearly complete sequence encodes:
- a CDS encoding uncharacterized protein (COG:S;~EggNog:ENOG410PW0J) produces MEAQELCGGGISHASPPGVDNVASQFAETEDMPVTPTPIRWRSGNMMQPEFNEGSMESASMDENEGQEHWQTRGSSRAPSRAPSRASEARSGIRQRKSLQKTLIGRPKHQTSLLDVSKHAQVLVGALEAAQNQQQEMFQMVQEQVQAHLAEELSNWRAEQQVHEGLYLERVTKLELEVSKLRTELTEAQNTIQRIKPMKQDTPTTTNAQSSQMNQHNSSKVPKIREATSQKSRQQPTFSDLATLLSTRPGGQEWQEVTKKKQKNRQIQAVAAVSQPDPTKLKPAKDTPKEARRFLFRREGGKAAPRSEREDIILAINRAVAKARFPAFIRVVDAGYTNTGAITILLEKGTLGSMLLPDYKDLLVTAARQADPVTALY; encoded by the coding sequence atggaggcacaggaactctgtggtggtggtatatcgcacgcgtcaccccccggagtggacaacgtggcctcccagttcgcggaaacagaagatatgccagtcaccccaacgccaatccgttggcgatctggaaacatgatgcaacctgaattcaatgaaggtagcatggagagtgcaagcatggatgaaaatgagggccaggaacactggcaaaccagaggatccagcagggcccccagccgggcccccagccgggccagtgaggccagaagcggaatcaggcaacgaaagagtctacaaaagacattgattggaaggccaaagcatcaaacctctttactagatgtgagcaaacacgcccaggtgttggtgggtgctttggaagcagcccagaaccaacaacaagaaatgtttcaaatggtccaggaacaggtacaggcacacctagcagaggagctgtccaactggagagcagaacagcaggttcatgaaggactctatctagagcgggtcacaaagctggaactggaagttagcaagcttcgcacagagctcacagaagcccagaacactatccaacgaatcaaaccaatgaagcaagacacaccaacaacaaccaatgcccaatcaagccaaatgaaccaacacaatagcagcaaggtccccaagataagggaagcaacaagccaaaagtcaaggcaaCAACCCACATTTTCAGACCTAGCTACGCTGCTTTCCACTAGACCTGGagggcaggaatggcaggaggtcaccaaaaagaagcagaagaaccggcaaatccaagcagttgctgcagttagccagcctgatccaaccaagcttaagccagccaaagacacccccaaagaggcacggagattcctatttcgccgggagggaggcaaggctgccccaagatcagagagagaggatatcattctggccatcaaccgagcagtagcaaaggcacgcttcccagcattcatccgggtagtggacgcaggatataccaacactggagcgatcacaatccttttggagaaaggtaccctaggctctatgctcctacctgactataaagacctattggtcactgcagctcggcaggcggatcctgtcacggcgctctactag
- a CDS encoding uncharacterized protein (COG:F;~EggNog:ENOG410PH1X;~InterPro:IPR005919,IPR029057,IPR006094,IPR000836, IPR029063,IPR036318,IPR016166;~PFAM:PF04275,PF01565,PF00156;~go_component: GO:0005737 - cytoplasm [Evidence IEA];~go_function: GO:0004631 - phosphomevalonate kinase activity [Evidence IEA];~go_function: GO:0016491 - oxidoreductase activity [Evidence IEA];~go_function: GO:0050660 - flavin adenine dinucleotide binding [Evidence IEA];~go_function: GO:0071949 - FAD binding [Evidence IEA];~go_process: GO:0006695 - cholesterol biosynthetic process [Evidence IEA];~go_process: GO:0009116 - nucleoside metabolic process [Evidence IEA];~go_process: GO:0055114 - oxidation-reduction process [Evidence IEA]), with protein MATLKSLKSALVHKATATESSLKQPLSDTQYSAGFDILLQGLGWITYQDFIIPQLSQLLAPLFDSRTHISVLEIGPGPKSVLGYLPGRLRRKVKRYVAFEPNSLFATRVEEFLCTTSETDSPLPCLESPPDIHRIPFALNRKTENGTGTGTRESEEKFDFILSCHSMYGMKPKAKFIERALEMLVERPEGGMVVVFHRKGTLQFDGLVCHRTASFPTGAISIANNDEVLDCFAPFLAGFVMQGVEADKAIRVEWRKVCRALSRREKAHPDHLLFSSPNVMAAFTQHATTLPELTAQVPLSMGNKVVKNREARLHHPASIFRPTEVQHVQQCVQWALKHGVSLTVIGGGHSGHCLWSNVVSVDMAAFDKVHILAAGDSGGKSGSKSVSLIVAEAGCKTGDIIRKTMEAGMTVPLGSRPSVGAGLWLQGGIGHLARMYGLACDAIVGAVVVSVNSSEALCIGYVPSQHWPAGAVRLENESDMLWAIKGAGTNIGIVVSVTFKAYVAPTCLTRNWVVPLSNNHEARLKLSDFDNFIARKLPRNCSADAYLYWDIGQLHLGVTMFESSTARLTSETPTPTPGPVDTVLGQKNNFKVVDGVGLFEAEMYISGMHSGHGEGRTSSFKRCLFLKHIGALNIADILVAAVETRPSPLSYLHLLQGGGAVGDVAADATAFGCRDWDFACVITGVWPRDQDGTEVAQAAVQWVYNVARNLLPLSSGVYSADLGPDPRDAALATKAFGLNWPRLAHLKHSSDSHNVLAYACPLPKPQIEQRLIILITGENCAGKDFCADIWVSVFLTCARKSLRARAVSISDATKREYAAATGADLDRLLRDRAYKEQHRPELTAFFQHQVQHRPRLPEEHFLEVVRGAEDVDVLLITGVRDEAPVAALSHLVPHSRLLEVRIKANKQSRRARQGCDSGDYDGDDNGDNNSGGSKLTALEYRPSFIFDNDTIGNEAAKRFAERYLLPFFHKDLQRLADMVHPVPGFPRPGIEFRHVLNISQQLGGLALCTSLLQTHFTGDWAKVDVVACCEAGGFVYASALASRINIPLALIREAGKLPPPTVSVLKSTSHISSSTSDNSKETIEMGRDLIPRGASVVMVDDVLATGKTLCAVLQLLDKAGIGAENVSVMVVAEFPVHRGRELLRQRGFGGVNVQSLLVFGGA; from the coding sequence ATGGCCACTCTCAAATCTCTCAAGTCTGCTCTTGTGCACAAAGCCACAGCAACGGAATCATCCctgaagcagccattgtcaGACACACAATACAGCGCTGGCTTCGATATCTTGCTGCAAGGGTTAGGATGGATAACATACCAAGACTTCATTATTCCTCAACTATCTCAGCTGCTAGCCCCTCTCTTCGACTCGCGTACCCATATATCAGTGCTGGAAATTGGACCTGGCCCAAAAAGCGTACTCGGATATTTGCCCGGTCGTCTGAGACGGAAGGTCAAAAGATACGTTGCATTTGAGCCTAACAGCCTATTTGCTACAAGGGTGGAAGAATTTCTTTGCACTACCTCTGAGACAGACTCCCCGCTGCCCTGTCTCGAAAGCCCGCCTGACATCCATCGAATCCCATTCGCTCTGAACAGAAAGACAGAGAACGGTACTGGTACCGGTACGCGTGAAAGTGAAGAAAAATTTGACTTCATACTATCCTGTCACAGCATGTATGGCATGAAGCCCAAAGCCAAGTTCATTGAACGGGCGCTGGAAATGCTTGTTGAGCGGCCCGAAGGCGGAATGGTGGTGGTTTTCCATCGCAAGGGGACTCTACAATTCGATGGATTAGTGTGCCATCGAACGGCTTCTTTCCCTACCGGAGCCATTAGCATAGCAAATAACGATGAGGTATTGGACTGTTTTGCTCCTTTCTTGGCAGGGTTTGTCATGCAGGGTGTGGAGGCGGACAAGGCTATTCGAGTCGAATGGCGTAAGGTGTGCCGCGCCTTGAGCCGTCGCGAGAAAGCCCATCCAGACCACCTCTTGTTCAGCTCGCCAAATGTTATGGCGGCCTTCACCCAACATGCGACTACATTGCCGGAGCTGACGGCACAGGTGCCATTGTCGATGGGGAACAAGGTGGTTAAAAACCGTGAGGCTCGCCTTCACCATCCCGCCTCAATTTTTAGGCCGACAGAAGTCCAACACGTTCAACAGTGCGTTCAATGGGCTCTGAAGCATGGGGTCAGCTTGACAGTCATTGGTGGAGGTCACAGCGGCCACTGTCTGTGGTCCAACGTCGTTTCGGTTGACATGGCCGCATTTGACAAAGTGCACATTCTTGCGGCCGGGGATAGCGGAGGAAAATCCGGTTCCAAATCCGTTTCCTTGATCGTTGCCGAGGCCGGCTGCAAAACGGGGGATATTATCCGTAAGACCATGGAAGCAGGCATGACAGTGCCCTTGGGGTCCCGCCCAAGCGTGGGCGCGGGGCTGTGGCTACAAGGTGGCATCGGGCACTTGGCTAGGATGTACGGGCTCGCGTGCGATGCCATCGTTGGTGCTGTGGTGGTTAGCGTCAACTCTAGTGAGGCCCTCTGCATTGGCTATGTACCAAGCCAACACTGGCCGGCCGGTGCTGTGCGCCTAGAAAACGAAAGTGATATGTTATGGGCCATAAAAGGGGCCGGGACTAACATTGGCATTGTAGTCAGCGTGACTTTCAAGGCTTATGTGGCTCCGACCTGCTTGACTCGAAATTGGGTTGTTCCGCTAAGTAACAACCATGAGGCGCGGCTCAAGCTTAGTGATTTTGATAACTTTATCGCCAGGAAGCTTCCTCGCAACTGTTCTGCAGACGCATATCTTTACTGGGACATAGGCCAGTTGCATCTCGGAGTGACTATGTTCGAATCTTCTACAGCTAGGCTCACATCTGAAACACCCACGCCCACGCCCGGGCCTGTTGACACGGTTTTGGGACAGAAAAACAATTTCAAGGTTGTGGACGGCGTTGGTTTGTTTGAGGCTGAGATGTACATATCCGGGATGCACAGCGGACATGGCGAGGGCAGGACGTCCTCATTCAAGAGATGTCTATTCTTAAAACATATCGGAGCATTGAACATCGCCGACATCTTGGTGGCGGCCGTTGAGACTCGTCCCTCGCCACTCTCCTATCTTCATTTGCTGCAAGGTGGTGGGGCGGTCGGCGATGTGGCGGCTGATGCCACTGCTTTCGGCTGTCGAGACTGGGACTTTGCCTGTGTGATAACTGGTGTCTGGCCCCGCGACCAGGATGGAACCGAAGTCGCTCAAGCTGCCGTGCAGTGGGTATACAATGTTGCCAGGAACTTGTTGCCCCTGAGCAGCGGAGTTTATAGTGCAGACCTCGGGCCGGACCCCAGAGACGCCGCGCTGGCGACCAAGGCTTTTGGACTGAACTGGCCGCGCCTGGCTCATCTCAAGCACAGCTCGGACTCGCACAATGTGCTGGCTTACGCCTGCCCGCTCCCAAAACCGCAAATTGAACAGAGGCTTATCATTCTTATCACAGGTGAAAACTGTGCCGGTAAGGACTTTTGTGCCGACATCTGGGTCTCTGTATTCCTCACATGCGCCCGCAAAAGCCTCAGGGCACGGGCAGTCAGCATCAGTGATGCAACCAAGAGAGAATACGCGGCAGCTACTGGTGCCGACCTGGACCGCCTGCTTCGGGACCGTGCCTACAAGGAGCAACACCGGCCAGAGTTGACAGCGTTCTTCCAGCATCAAGTGCAGCATCGACCTCGGCTGCCAGAAGAGCATTTTCTAGAGGTGGTGCGAGGTGCTGAAGATGTGGATGTGCTGCTAATCACTGGGGTGAGAGATGAGGCGCCGGTCGCAGCGTTGTCGCATTTAGTACCGCACAGCAGACTGCTTGAGGTTCGCATCAAAGCTAACAAACAGTCACGGCGTGCTCGCCAAGGTTGTGACAGTGGTGATTATGATGGTGACGACAATGGGGACAACAACAGTGGCGGATCAAAACTGACGGCCTTGGAATACCGCCCCAGTTTCATCTTTGATAATGACACAATCGGAAACGAGGCGGCAAAAAGGTTTGCCGAACGCTATCTGCTTCCCTTCTTCCACAAGGACCTCCAGCGACTGGCCGATATGGTGCACCCAGTACCTGGCTTTCCACGCCCGGGCATCGAGTTCCGCCATGTGCTGAACATCTCCCAGCAGCTGGGTGGGCTGGCCCTGTGCACATCTCTGCTGCAGACTCACTTCACCGGTGACTGGGCAAAAGTCGACGTGGTAGCGTGCTGTGAGGCAGGTGGCTTTGTCTATGCGTCGGCGTTGGCCTCGCGGATCAATATTCCCTTGGCGCTAATTCGCGAAGCTGGCAAACTCCCACCACCCACTGTTTCGGTCCTCAAGTCTACATCACATATATCGTCTTCAACATCCGACAATTCAAAAGAGACGATTGAGATGGGCCGGGATCTGATCCCCAGAGGCGCCTCAGTGGtgatggttgatgatgtgCTTGCCACGGGGAAGACACTTTGTGCGGTGCTACAGCTTTTAGATAAAGCTGGCATCGGTGCTGAGAATGTCAGCGTCATGGTCGTGGCCGAGTTCCCTGTTCACCGTGGCCGGGAACTGTTGCGCCAGCGTGGGTTCGGCGGAGTCAATGTTCAAAGCCTTCTGGTCTTCGGTGGTGCTTAG
- a CDS encoding GTP cyclohydrolase I (COG:H;~EggNog:ENOG410PFKM;~InterPro:IPR018234,IPR043134,IPR001474,IPR020602, IPR043133;~PFAM:PF01227;~go_function: GO:0003934 - GTP cyclohydrolase I activity [Evidence IEA];~go_process: GO:0046654 - tetrahydrofolate biosynthetic process [Evidence IEA]), with protein sequence MAEAAKKLLQYIGEDPERDGLVRTPDRYAEALLFFTKGYSEDIHEVVNDAIFEVDHQNLVLVKNIEIFSMCEHHMVPFMGKIHIGYIPNNHVLGLSKLARITEIFARRLQVQERLTQQVANAINQVLQPKGVAVVVECVHMCMVMRGIQKTGAMTTTCSRIGLLQDDQETREEFNTLLNVRQ encoded by the exons AtggcagaagcagcaaaaaaGCTCTTGCAATACATTGGAGAAGATCCAGAACGAGATGGCCTTGTTAGGACCCCCGACCGATATGCTGAAGCGTTGCTATTTTTTACCAAGGGATACTCAGAAGATATCCATGAAGTCGTCAATGATGCTATCTTTGAGGTGGATCACCAGAATCTGGTTCTTGTGAAAAACATTGAGATCTTCAGCATGTGTGAACATCATATGGTACCCTTTATGGGAAAG ATACACATTGGGTATATTCCCAATAACCACGTTCTGGGTCTTTCAAAATTGGCTCGCATCACAGAAATCTTCGCTCGCCGATTACAAGTGCAAGAGCGCCTTACACAACAAGTGGCCAATGCAATCAACCAAGTGCTACAGCCCAAGGGTGTGGCAGTAGTTGTCGAATGCGTTCATATGTGTATGGTGATGAGGGGAATACAAAAGACAGGTGCGATGACCACCACTTGCAGCAGGATTGGACTTCTACAAGATGATCAAGAGACAAGAGAAGAGTTTAATACATTACTCAATGTGAGACAGTAA
- a CDS encoding uncharacterized protein (TransMembrane:2 (i55-73o113-133i)) codes for MVFSTLFSAGRNLTRGFWRRTSSLYRRAVSGFDWFKDNFWDLLKKALKFLSRPEVIGVITFAIFLRALLSLGFTADGIAAGSAAAAYQAFAFGAYTPAGGHFARLTSMAMTNLYPLFAVVLSVVVAVVVAVIAKRFGQGYV; via the exons ATGGTCTTCTCAACCCTCTTTTCTGCAGGCAGAAACCTTACTAGAGGATTCTGGCGCAGAACGTCCTCGCTTTATCGTCGTGCGGTCTCCGGATTCGACTGGTTCAAGGACAATTTCTGGGACCTGCTGAAGAAGGCTTTGAAATTCCTTTCACGTCCCG AAGTCATTGGGGTTATTACTTTTGCTATTTTTCTGAGAGCCTTGTTGAGCCTTGGATTTACAGCTGATGGAATTGCTGCAG GTTCGGCCGCGGCTGCGTATCAAGCCTTTGCGTTCGGTGCGTATACTCCAGCCGGTGGACATTTTGCTCGCTTGACAAGTATGGCGATGACAAATTTGTACCCTCTTTTTGCTGTGGTACTTTCTGTGGTTGTTGCAGTGGTCGTGGCAGTGATTGCGAAGAGATTTGGACAGGGATATGTTTAG